The following proteins come from a genomic window of Miscanthus floridulus cultivar M001 chromosome 2, ASM1932011v1, whole genome shotgun sequence:
- the LOC136538753 gene encoding cytochrome P450 89A2-like, which translates to MATQLLVLAALLLLTLVFVLLGKQHGPRKGKNGARLPPGPPGLPFIGNLLLLMRHSSDVEALLRRLVARYGPVVSLRAGSNLSIFIGDRRVAHAALVESGAALADRPAVTRALLGESGNTISRSSYGPVWRLLRRNLVAETLHPSRVKLFAPARAWVRRVLAEKLGREAEVAQVRAQAPPPVMEAFRYAMFCLLVLMCFGERVDEPAVRAIASAQYGWLMFVAKNTSVFAFWPALTRILFRGRLQKGLAARQRQKELFVPLIDARRVRKQQQQLKNQQGGAAVAPEEETTTFEHSYVDTLLDIRLPEEGDRALTDDEMSNLCSEFLTAGTDTTSTALQWIMAELVKNPDAQEKLYSEIKATCGEEQGEVAEEDTHKMPYLKAVVLEGLRRHPPAHFLLSHKAAEDMEVGGYLIPKGATVNFTVAEMGWDEREWDRPMEFVPERFLAGGDGEGVDVTGSREIKMMPFGAGRRICAGLGIAMLHLEYFVANLVREFEWKEVPGYEVDFAETREFTTVMKKPLRAQLVRRTTCLNGD; encoded by the coding sequence ATGGCCACACAGCTCCTAGTTCttgccgccctcctcctcctgacCCTCGTCTTCGTCCTGCTTGGAAAGCAGCACGGGCCCCGTAAGGGCAAGAACGGCGCCCGGCTCCCGCCGGGCCCACCGGGTCTGCCGTTCATCGGCAACCTGCTGTTGCTGATGCGCCACTCGTCCGACGTGGAGGCGCTGCTCCGACGCCTCGTCGCGCGCTACGGTCCCGTCGTATCTCTGCGGGCAGGGTCGAACCTGTCGATCTTCATCGGTGACCGCCGCGTCGCGCACGCGGCGCTGGTCGAGAGCGGGGCCGCGCTCGCCGACCGCCCCGCGGTCACGCGCGCGCTCCTGGGGGAGAGCGGCAACACCATCTCGCGGTCCAGCTACGGGCCCGTGTGGCGCCTCCTGCGCCGCAACCTCGTCGCCGAGACGCTGCACCCATCGCGGGTGAAGCTGTTCGCGCCTGCGCGCGCGTGGGTGCGCCGCGTGCTCGCGGAGAAGCTCGGGCGGGAGGCCGAGGTGGCCCAGGTGAGAGCCCAGGCGCCGCCCCCCGTGATGGAGGCGTTCCGGTACGCCATGTTCTGCCTCCTGGTGCTCATGTGCTTCGGCGAGCGAGTGGATGAGCCCGCGGTGCGCGCCATCGCGTCCGCACAGTACGGCTGGCTCATGTTCGTGGCCAAGAACACGAGCGTGTTCGCGTTCTGGCCGGCACTGACCAGAATCCTCTTCCGCGGCCGCCTCCAGAAGGGGCTTGCCGCCCGACAGCGGCAGAAGGAGCTCTTCGTGCCACTGATTGACGCGCGCCGAGtgcgcaagcagcagcagcagcttaagAACCAACAAGGTGGTGCCGCGGTGGCGCCAGAAGAGGAGACGACGACGTTCGAGCACTCGTACGTGGACACGCTGCTCGACATCAGGCTACCCGAAGAGGGGGACCGCGCGCTCACTGACGACGAGATGTCCAACCTCTGCTCCGAGTTCCTCACCGCCGGCACCGACACGACGTCCACCGCGCTGCAGTGGATCATGGCCGAGCTGGTCAAGAACCCGGACGCACAGGAGAAGCTCTACAGCGAGATCAAGGCGACGTGCGGcgaagagcaaggggaggtcgcCGAGGAGGACACGCACAAGATGCCGTACCTCAAGGCCGTCGTCCTCGAGGGACTGCGCCGGCACCCCCCTGCACACTTCTTGCTGTCGCACAAGGCGGCGGAGGACATGGAGGTCGGCGGGTACCTGATCCCCAAGGGCGCGACGGTGAACTTCACGGTGGCAGAGATGGGATGGGACGAGCGGGAGTGGGACAGGCCCATGGAGTTCGTGCCGGAGCGGTTCCTGGCAGGCGGCGACGGTGAGGGCGTGGACGTGACTGGCAGCAGGGAGATCAAGATGATGCCCTTCGGCGCTGGGCGGCGAATTTGCGCCGGGCTCGGCATCGCCATGCTTCACTTGGAGTACTTCGTGGCCAACTTGGTCAGGGAATTCGAATGGAAAGAGGTGCCCGGCTACGAGGTGGATTTCGCCGAGACACGCGAGTTCACCACCGTCATGAAGAAACCGCTCCGGGCGCAGCTGGTGCGCAGAACCACTTGTTTGAATGGCGATTGA
- the LOC136538752 gene encoding UPF0496 protein 4-like, which yields MSHAHDGHRSFFPVGNPFRMIFPRGAHLSPKLTELLASYEDGLASSLRKLKPEDTSAVLTLSWMKLAVDCLSELHTNIATLITELELPLSDWDEKWVDIYLNSSVKLLDICIALSSELSRLDQGQLLVRYLLNVLDSGSDVPSQEQLKKAEVSLKEWIERGSERSLRLDSCLAALQELSGNLCLMKVKHSAKGKVLMRALYGIKAVTVLICSVLIAVLSGSFKPLVEFDVPEKFGWSTAFIDLHKAISGELSSQLSRGSVPAVKELADVEVCARQLHTLTCAAQLEEENASLVHAFSHSKEVVLPDATAQEGGDVDNLKMAEDTSCQHEVITLQSITTEGGMDTADIKEDAKTFGHTKEVMVHEKTSDRGHQDDNTKQATGVGTEINCLERREELLNCISSMSKSAERLWLGLDSLSKRVGDFFQIVLTGRDALLCNLRISDGGKVAAEVRS from the coding sequence ATGAGTCACGCGCACGACGGCCATAGGTCCTTCTTTCCCGTGGGGAATCCCTTCAGGATGATTTTCCCAAGAGGAGCCCACCTGTCGCCGAAGCTCACTGAGCTCCTCGCTTCGTACGAGGATGGCCTGGCCTCGAGCTTGAGGAAGCTCAAACCAGAGGACACCTCAGCGGTGCTCACACTATCATGGATGAAGCTCGCAGTGGACTGCTTATCGGAGCTGCACACCAATATAGCCACCCTGATTACTGAGCTTGAGCTGCCCTTATCTGACTGGGACGAGAAGTGGGTGGACATTTACCTGAACAGTAGTGTGAAGCTGCTGGACATCTGCATTGCGCTGAGCTCAGAGCTCTCTCGGTTGGATCAAGGGCAGCTGCTTGTGCGATATCTCCTGAATGTGTTGGACTCTGGGAGCGACGTGCCATCCCAGGAGCAGCTCAAGAAAGCTGAGGTATCGCTTAAGGAGTGGATTGAGCGAGGAAGTGAAAGGTCTCTGAGGCTTGATAGTTGCTTGGCAGCGCTACAGGAACTTTCTGGGAACCTTTGCCTGATGAAGGTTAAGCATTCTGCTAAGGGGAAAGTGCTCATGCGGGCATTGTATGGAATCAAGGCCGTTACAGTCTTAATCTGCAGTGTCCTTATAGCCGTACTGTCGGGTAGCTTCAAGCCACTGGTGGAGTTTGATGTCCCTGAGAAATTTGGTTGGTCTACTGCCTTCATTGATCTTCATAAGGCCATAAGTGGGGAACTTAGCAGTCAGCTATCCAGAGGTAGTGTTCCAGCTGTAAAAGAGCTGGCGGATGTTGAGGTATGTGCTAGACAGCTGCATACATTGACTTGTGCTGCTCAGCTTGAAGAGGAGAATGCCAGCCTGGTTCATGCTTTTAGCCATTCAAAGGAAGTGGTTCTGCCAGATGCTACAGCCCAGGAAGGAGGCGATGTGGATAATCTTAAGATGGCTGAGGACACTAGCTGTCAGCATGAAGTGATCACGCTGCAAAGTATTACTACAGAAGGAGGAATGGATACAGCTGACATCAAGGAGGATGCCAAGACTTTCGGTCATACAAAAGAAGTGATGGTGCATGAGAAAACAAGTGACAGAGGACACCAAGATGATAACACAAAGCAGGCCACTGGTGTTGGCACTGAGATTAATTGCTTGGAAAGGAGAGAGGAGCTGCTGAACTGCATCTCCAGCATGTCGAAAAGCGCTGAAAGGCTCTGGTTGGGGTTGGACTCGCTGTCAAAGCGGGTGGGTGACTTCTTCCAGATCGTGCTTACAGGGCGTGATGCACTACTTTGCAATCTCAGGATTTCAGACGGGGGCAAGGTTGCTGCAGAGGTCAGGTCTTAA